Proteins from one Mercurialis annua linkage group LG7, ddMerAnnu1.2, whole genome shotgun sequence genomic window:
- the LOC126657389 gene encoding mannosyltransferase APTG1, translating into MRQRHGAPNSNLDKQEGELKSHRPNNVYSTKSIFALCLAFRIVNALFIQTYFNPDEHWQSLEVAHYIVFGYGHLTWEWKKGIRSYLHPMVFALLYKVLALLGLDTPWFMTKMPRLLQAFFSAVGDLYLYKISHALFNNSVAKWALFCQLANWFMFFCFSRTLSNSLETVLTLVGLYYWPCMRESHPNIPVHSRKWGLIVAALACAIRPTSGIIWVYVGLLELFVTRDRLRFIVLEVFPIGALVLGLSCLLDRLMYGSWVIVPFNFLKFNFLSSGGDYYGTHAWHWYFSQGFTVMLFTFIPFSIAGSIKCRHWKFSGLIAWVLILYSLLGHKEFRFVLPVLPIALMFSGYALSVLERPHFLDGKRAGSSKTRTRWPSKVGFAVIFLLATNIPMAFYMSLVHQRGTEDAMVYLSKEAQREKVKSILFLTPCHATPYYSTLHFNIPMRFLDCSPSEERGVPDESDRFMIDPVGFTSEMAKNWSQPSHIVLFDSEERLVKDFLVSQSFREIRRFFHAHFKVDRHLQASVVIYASTH; encoded by the exons ATGAGGCAGAGACATGGTGCTCCAAACTCAAATCTCGACAAACAAGAAGGAGAACTCAAATCCCACAGACCCAACAATGTTTACTCAACAAAATCCATCTTTGCACTTTGTCTAGCTTTTCGAATAGTGAATGCTCTATTCATTCAAACGTATTTCAATCCAGATGAGCACTGGCAATCCCTTGAAGTTGCTCATTACATTGTATTTGG GTATGGTCACTTGACCTGGGAGTGGAAGAAGGGAATTCGTAGCTATTTGCATCCCATGGTGTTTGCTTTGCTGTATAAAGTTCTTGCATTACTGGGTCTTGATACTCCGTGGTTTATG ACCAAGATGCCGCGACTTCTTCAAGCCTTCTTTTCAGCAGTTGGTGATTTGTATCTGTACAAAATCTCTCATGCTTTATTCAATAATTCCGTGGCTAAATGGGCT CTCTTTTGTCAATTGGCAAACTGGTTCATGTTTTTCTGCTTCAGCCGTACTTTGTCAAATAGCTTGGAAACTGTACTTACACTGGTGGGTTTGTACTACTGGCCCTGCATGAGAGAATCTCATCCTAACATACCTGTACATTCAAGGAAGTGGGGACTAATTGTTGCAGCATTAGCTTGTGCAATTCGACCAACAAGTGGTATCATATGGGTGTATGTTGGCCTTCTTGAGCTGTTTGTGACAAGAGATAGATTGAGATTCATAGTTTTGGAGGTGTTTCCCATTGG GGCTTTGGTGCTTGGCCTATCCTGTTTGTTGGATCGCTTGATGTATGGCTCATGGGTCATCGTTCCGTTTAACTTTCTTAAGTTCAATTTTCTTTCCTCCGGGGGGGACTATTATGGAACTCATGCATGGCACTGGTATTTCTCCCAGGGATTTACTGTCATGCTCTTCACTTTCATACCCTTTTCAATAGCTGGCAGCATCAAGTGCAGGCATTGGAAGTTTTCAGGCCTTATTGCATGGGTGCTAATACTTTACAGTTTATTGGGTCATAAAGAATTCCG GTTTGTCTTACCTGTGCTGCCAATAGCCCTGATGTTCTCTGGATATGCATTATCTGTGTTGGAAAGACCTCATTTTCTAGATGGTAAAAGGGCAGGCTCTTCAAAAACGCGTACCAGATGGCCTTCAAAAGTAGGATTTGCTGTTATTTTCTTGTTAGCTACAAATATTCCAATGGCTTTCTATATGAGTCTAGTTCACCAG AGAGGAACTGAGGATGCCATGGTGTATTTATCCAAGGAAGCCCAGCGAGAGAAGGTGAAAAGTATCTTATTCCTTACGCCCTGTCATGCTACACCTTATTATTCCACACTCCATTTCAATATACCCATGCGTTTTCTCGACTGCTCACCAAG TGAAGAGAGAGGAGTCCCTGATGAGTCGGATCGTTTCATGATAGATCCTGTTGGATTTACATCCGAAATGGCGAAAAACTGGTCGCAGCCAAGTCATATTGTATTGTTCGACTCAGAGGAGAGGCTGGTTAAGGATTTTCTGGTTTCACAGTCTTTTCGAGAG ATAAGGAGGTTTTTCCATGCCCACTTCAAGGTGGACCGTCATCTTCAAGCATCAGTTGTTATTTATGCATCAACTCACTAA